In a single window of the Gossypium hirsutum isolate 1008001.06 chromosome D02, Gossypium_hirsutum_v2.1, whole genome shotgun sequence genome:
- the LOC107908844 gene encoding mitotic checkpoint protein BUB3.2 isoform X2, whose protein sequence is MTSVHPPPVPGRELSNPPTDGISNLRFSNHSDNLLVSSWDKTVRLYDASANVLRGEFMHGGPVLDCCFHDDSSGFSASADNKVRRIMFSHGKEEILGRHDAPVRCIEYSYAAGQVITGSWDKTLKCWDPRGASGQERTLVGTYPQPERVYSLSLVGNRLVVATAGRHVNVYDLRNMSQPEQRRESSLKYQTRCVRCYPNGTGYALSSVEGRVAMEFFDLSEASQAKKYAFKCHRKSEAGRDIVYPVNAIAFHPVYGTFATGGCDGFVNVWDGNNKKRLYQYSKYPTSVAALSFSRDGRLLAVASSYTFEEGDKAHEPDAIFVRSVNEIEVKPKPKNFAEPK, encoded by the exons ATGACATCTGTCCACCCGCCACCGGTACCAGGTCGCGAGCTCTCTAACCCTCCGACGGACGGGATCTCGAACCTTCGGTTCTCTAATCACAGCGATAATCTACTCGTCTCTTCATGGGATAAG aCTGTGAGATTGTACGATGCAAGCGCGAACGTTTTGCGAGGAGAGTTCATGCACGGTGGGCCGGTACTTGATTGTTGCTTCCATGATGATTCATCTGGGTTCAGTGCTAGCGCTGACAATAAAGTTAGGAG GATAATGTTCAGCCATGGAAAGGAGGAAATATTAGGTAGACATGATGCTCCTGTACGTTGTATAGAGTATTCTTATGCAGCAG GACAAGTGATCACAGGCAGTTGGGACAAGACATTGAAATGTTGGGATCCAAGAGGTGCAAGTGGGCAGGAGCGTACTCTTGTCGGCACATACCCACAACCTGAACGTGTTTACTCGCTATCTCTTGTTGGAAATCGTTTAGTCGTGGCAACTGCTGGAAGACATGTAAATGTATATGACTTGCGAAACATGTCTCAACCTGAACAGCGAAGGGAATCTTCATTGAAGTATCAAACTAGATGTGTGAGATGTTATCCAAATGGAACAG GGTATGCTCTTAGTTCGGTTGAAGGGCGAGTGGCAATGGAGTTCTTTGATCTCTCAGAGGCCAGTCAAGCCAAAAA GTATGCCTTCAAGTGCCATCGAAAATCTGAGGCTGGACGGGACATTGTATATCCAGTAAATGCCATTGCATTCCATCCTGT ATATGGTACATTTGCAACTGGAGGTTGTGATGGTTTTGTTAATGTGTGGGATGGAAACAATAAGAAGAGGCTGTATCAG TATTCAAAGTACCCAACAAGCGTTGCCGCTCTTTCATTCAGCAGAGATGGGCGACTATTGGCCGTTGCTTCGAGTTACACATTCGAAGAGGGAGATAAAGC ACATGAACCAGATGCAATCTTTGTACGTAGCGTAAATGAAATTGAAGTCAAGCCAAAACCAAAG AACTTTGCCGAGCCCAAGTAG
- the LOC107908845 gene encoding pentatricopeptide repeat-containing protein At5g38730, which produces MANSARFTQTIFTIILKGHWNHLLEPKICSQITSTTINHLLLHLSVFSCNASLSWSFFQWVKNSIPTYNHSLQSTWTMVHILTKHKHFKTAHHLLDKIPNKDFLSSNSVLKVLVSTHSDVEVNSHVLSWLVISYGKLRMTQDALQVFESMRVHGLKPHLHACTVLLNCLVKDKFIDSVWKIYKKMVKLGVVVNLHVYNVLLHACCMAGDVEKAEMVLSEMELKNVFPDLITFNTIIVLYCKKGMHYEALCVQDRMERAGISPDIRTYNSLIYGFCRQGRMREALRLFKEMKGVSVSPNHVTYTTLIDGYCRVNELGEALRLRDIMEAKGIYPGVVTYNSIIRKLCEDGKIREANWILNEMNEKKVEPDNVTCNTLINAYCKIGDMGSAMKVKNKMMEAGLKLDQFTFKALIHGFFKVNEMDSAKDYLFNMLDAGFCPSYCTYSWLVDGYCNLGKEEEVMKFPDELLKRGLIVDVSVYRALIRRFCKRERLDCAERIFGVMQGKGICGDSVIYANLAYGYWKMGKVNAASNLLNEMYEKRLMITLKIYRSFTASYGGDNNNSILGLFWNHVVQRGLISKSILKDINKGEI; this is translated from the coding sequence ATGGCTAACTCAGCTCGATTTACTCAAACAATTTTCACCATTATCCTAAAGGGTCATTGGAATCAtcttttggaacccaaaatttgCAGCCAAATAACTTCCACCACCATTAACCATCTCCTTCTCCACCTCTCTGTTTTCAGTTGCAATGCTTCTCTTTCGTGGTCTTTCTTTCAATGGGTAAAAAATTCTATTCCCACCTATAACCACTCTCTGCAATCTACGTGGACAATGGTTCACATTCTTACCAAGCACAAACATTTCAAGACTGCACACCACTTGCTCGACAAAATTCCTAACAAAGATTTCTTGTCCTCAAATTCCGTTTTGAAGGTTTTGGTGAGTACCCATTCGGACGTTGAAGTTAATTCTCATGTTTTAAGTTGGTTGGTGATATCATATGGGAAATTGAGAATGACCCAAGATGCTTTACAGGTTTTTGAGTCGATGAGAGTTCATGGGTTAAAGCCTCATTTACATGCTTGTACTGTGCTTTTAAATTGTTTggttaaagataaatttattgaTAGCGTATGGAAAATCTACAAGAAAATGGTTAAACTTGGGGTGGTTGTGAATTTACACGTTTATAATGTCTTGCTTCATGCTTGTTGTATGGCTGGTGATGTCGAAAAGGCCGAAATGGTATTGAGTGAGATGGAATTGAAGAACGTTTTTCCAGATCTTATTACGTTCAATACAATCATCGTTTTGTATTGTAAAAAGGGTATGCATTATGAAGCATTGTGTGTGCAAGATAGGATGGAAAGAGCTGGGATTAGTCCAGACATTAGAACTTATAATTCACTTATTTATGGCTTTTGTAGACAAGGTAGAATGCGAGAAGCTTTAAGACTATTTAAGGAAATGAAAGGTGTTAGTGTTAGTCCTAACCATGTCACTTACACTACTTTAATTGATGGTTATTGTAGAGTGAATGAGCTAGGAGAAGCATTAAGATTGCGAGACATAATGGAGGCTAAAGGGATTTATCCAGGAGTAGTTACTTATAACTCAATCATTCGTAAGTTGTGCGAAGACGGTAAAATAAGGGAAGCTAATTGGATTTTGAATGAGATGAATGAAAAGAAAGTTGAACCTGATAATGTGACTTGTAACACATTGATCAATGCATATTGCAAGATTGGAGATATGGGGTCTGCTATGAAAGTGAAGAACAAGATGATGGAAGCCGGATTGAAGTTAGATCAATTTACATTCAAGGCATTGATTCATGGATTTTTCAAGGTGAATGAAATGGATAGTGCAAAAGATTACTTGTTCAACATGCTTGATGCAGGGTTTTGCCCTAGTTATTGCACCTATTCATGGCTTGTTGATGGGTATTGTAACTTAGGCAAAGAAGAAGAAGTTATGAAGTTTCCAGATGAATTGTTGAAAAGAGGCTTAATTGTTGATGTCTCGGTGTACAGGGCACTCATAAGACGGTTCTGTAAACGAGAAAGGCTCGATTGCGCCGAAAGAATATTCGGCGTTATGCAAGGAAAAGGTATATGTGGAGATAGTGTAATATATGCTAACCTAGCATATGGTTATTGGAAAATGGGGAAGGTGAATGCTGCTTCAAATCtattaaatgaaatgtatgaaaagaGGTTGATGATAACTCTCAAAATCTATAGATCTTTCACTGCTTCATATGgtggtgataataataatagcattTTAGGTTTGTTTTGGAATCATGTGGTTCAAAGGGGATTAATTTCTAAGAGTATTTTGAAGGATATCAATAAAGGTGAGATTTGA
- the LOC107907718 gene encoding protein MAIN-LIKE 2-like — MAGIAMASLISTKSHISDAVNNTESYRVLRGRVSVLKDTPDARLMPYLELARFRSVAQIRYPVLRFDLISALVERWRSETHTFHFPCGECTVTLEDVALQLGLPIDESPVTGLSAFTDLDALCYQLLGDSPGDGESYFSGLQFTWLKAKYGELSATATEGELMCAARAYIMHIIGGEIMPDANNDKVHLMYLPLLADLSSVSSYS; from the exons ATGGCAG gcatcgcaatggctTCATTGATTAGCACCAAAAGTCACATATCTGATGCGGTTAATAACAcg GAATCGTACCGAGTTTTAAGGGGCCGTGTGAGTGTTTTGAAGGATACTCCGGATGCACGGTTGATGCCGTACTTAGAGCTAGCCAGATTTAGGTCCGTAGCACAGATCCGGTACCCCGTCTTGCGCTTTGATTTAATATCTGCGCTTGTGGAGCGGTGGCGCtcggagacccacacttttcattttccgTGCGGGGAGTGCACGGTGACCTTGGAGGATGTAGCGTTGCAGCTTGGGCTCCCAATTGACGAGAGTCCCGTAACGGGATTATCTGCATTTACCGATCTGGATGCACTTTGCTATCAGCTTTTAGGAGACTCGCCAGGGGACGGTGAGTCATATTTTTCGGGCTTACAATTTACATGGCTGAAAGCCAAATATGGAGAATTATCAGCGACAGCCACTGAAGGCGAGTTGATGTGCGCTGCTCGAGCGTACATAATGCATATCATAGGGGGAGAAATCATGCCTGATGCAAACAACGATAAGGTGCATTTGATGTACTTGCCCCTGTTAGCTGACTTGTCCAGTGTTAGCTCCTATAGCTGA
- the LOC107908844 gene encoding mitotic checkpoint protein BUB3.2 isoform X3, translating into MTSVHPPPVPGRELSNPPTDGISNLRFSNHSDNLLVSSWDKTVRLYDASANVLRGEFMHGGPVLDCCFHDDSSGFSASADNKVRRIMFSHGKEEILGRHDAPVRCIEYSYAAGQVITGSWDKTLKCWDPRGASGQERTLVGTYPQPERVYSLSLVGNRLVVATAGRHVNVYDLRNMSQPEQRRESSLKYQTRCVRCYPNGTGYALSSVEGRVAMEFFDLSEASQAKKYAFKCHRKSEAGRDIVYPVNAIAFHPVYGTFATGGCDGFVNVWDGNNKKRLYQYSKYPTSVAALSFSRDGRLLAVASSYTFEEGDKAHEPDAIFVRSVNEIEVKPKPKYLC; encoded by the exons ATGACATCTGTCCACCCGCCACCGGTACCAGGTCGCGAGCTCTCTAACCCTCCGACGGACGGGATCTCGAACCTTCGGTTCTCTAATCACAGCGATAATCTACTCGTCTCTTCATGGGATAAG aCTGTGAGATTGTACGATGCAAGCGCGAACGTTTTGCGAGGAGAGTTCATGCACGGTGGGCCGGTACTTGATTGTTGCTTCCATGATGATTCATCTGGGTTCAGTGCTAGCGCTGACAATAAAGTTAGGAG GATAATGTTCAGCCATGGAAAGGAGGAAATATTAGGTAGACATGATGCTCCTGTACGTTGTATAGAGTATTCTTATGCAGCAG GACAAGTGATCACAGGCAGTTGGGACAAGACATTGAAATGTTGGGATCCAAGAGGTGCAAGTGGGCAGGAGCGTACTCTTGTCGGCACATACCCACAACCTGAACGTGTTTACTCGCTATCTCTTGTTGGAAATCGTTTAGTCGTGGCAACTGCTGGAAGACATGTAAATGTATATGACTTGCGAAACATGTCTCAACCTGAACAGCGAAGGGAATCTTCATTGAAGTATCAAACTAGATGTGTGAGATGTTATCCAAATGGAACAG GGTATGCTCTTAGTTCGGTTGAAGGGCGAGTGGCAATGGAGTTCTTTGATCTCTCAGAGGCCAGTCAAGCCAAAAA GTATGCCTTCAAGTGCCATCGAAAATCTGAGGCTGGACGGGACATTGTATATCCAGTAAATGCCATTGCATTCCATCCTGT ATATGGTACATTTGCAACTGGAGGTTGTGATGGTTTTGTTAATGTGTGGGATGGAAACAATAAGAAGAGGCTGTATCAG TATTCAAAGTACCCAACAAGCGTTGCCGCTCTTTCATTCAGCAGAGATGGGCGACTATTGGCCGTTGCTTCGAGTTACACATTCGAAGAGGGAGATAAAGC ACATGAACCAGATGCAATCTTTGTACGTAGCGTAAATGAAATTGAAGTCAAGCCAAAACCAAAG TATCTGTGTTAA
- the LOC107908844 gene encoding mitotic checkpoint protein BUB3.2 isoform X1: MTSVHPPPVPGRELSNPPTDGISNLRFSNHSDNLLVSSWDKTVRLYDASANVLRGEFMHGGPVLDCCFHDDSSGFSASADNKVRRIMFSHGKEEILGRHDAPVRCIEYSYAAGQVITGSWDKTLKCWDPRGASGQERTLVGTYPQPERVYSLSLVGNRLVVATAGRHVNVYDLRNMSQPEQRRESSLKYQTRCVRCYPNGTGYALSSVEGRVAMEFFDLSEASQAKKYAFKCHRKSEAGRDIVYPVNAIAFHPVYGTFATGGCDGFVNVWDGNNKKRLYQYSKYPTSVAALSFSRDGRLLAVASSYTFEEGDKAHEPDAIFVRSVNEIEVKPKPKVYPNPPA, encoded by the exons ATGACATCTGTCCACCCGCCACCGGTACCAGGTCGCGAGCTCTCTAACCCTCCGACGGACGGGATCTCGAACCTTCGGTTCTCTAATCACAGCGATAATCTACTCGTCTCTTCATGGGATAAG aCTGTGAGATTGTACGATGCAAGCGCGAACGTTTTGCGAGGAGAGTTCATGCACGGTGGGCCGGTACTTGATTGTTGCTTCCATGATGATTCATCTGGGTTCAGTGCTAGCGCTGACAATAAAGTTAGGAG GATAATGTTCAGCCATGGAAAGGAGGAAATATTAGGTAGACATGATGCTCCTGTACGTTGTATAGAGTATTCTTATGCAGCAG GACAAGTGATCACAGGCAGTTGGGACAAGACATTGAAATGTTGGGATCCAAGAGGTGCAAGTGGGCAGGAGCGTACTCTTGTCGGCACATACCCACAACCTGAACGTGTTTACTCGCTATCTCTTGTTGGAAATCGTTTAGTCGTGGCAACTGCTGGAAGACATGTAAATGTATATGACTTGCGAAACATGTCTCAACCTGAACAGCGAAGGGAATCTTCATTGAAGTATCAAACTAGATGTGTGAGATGTTATCCAAATGGAACAG GGTATGCTCTTAGTTCGGTTGAAGGGCGAGTGGCAATGGAGTTCTTTGATCTCTCAGAGGCCAGTCAAGCCAAAAA GTATGCCTTCAAGTGCCATCGAAAATCTGAGGCTGGACGGGACATTGTATATCCAGTAAATGCCATTGCATTCCATCCTGT ATATGGTACATTTGCAACTGGAGGTTGTGATGGTTTTGTTAATGTGTGGGATGGAAACAATAAGAAGAGGCTGTATCAG TATTCAAAGTACCCAACAAGCGTTGCCGCTCTTTCATTCAGCAGAGATGGGCGACTATTGGCCGTTGCTTCGAGTTACACATTCGAAGAGGGAGATAAAGC ACATGAACCAGATGCAATCTTTGTACGTAGCGTAAATGAAATTGAAGTCAAGCCAAAACCAAAGGTATATCCTAATCCTCCAGCGTAG